The DNA segment GTAATCCACAAAAACAGCGGCTCGCGTAATGCGCGCATTGTTTCCAGCTGCCATTTGGGTGCAGCGGCCAGCTTGCTGATCGGCACCAGACGCAGGCGCGTTGGTTGCTCGGGTATGATCTTCATTTTGCTTCGTCCCCTATATCCACCAATGATTACGGGATGATGCGTATAGGGGAAGATGTTTCGTTCACGGCCATGTGAGTTTTGTCACAGTTAGGGCCGTGGCGTTGCAAATTGGTGACTCTGTCAAACAAGGGGTATCCACGCGCGCATCCGGTTGCGAAACCATGTGCGCTGGCGCTTGGCATATTGCCGCGTGGCAAGTGTTGCGGCCTGCTGGGCCTCTGGCAACGACATGTGCCCTTTGAGATGGGCAATCAGTTCGGGCGCGCCAATCGCTTTTGCCCAAGGTGCGGCGGGGTTCCAATGGGGCAGGGCCGCGCGCGCCTCTTCCAGCGCGCCCTGCGCCATCATCACGGCAAAGCGCGAATCGATTCGCGCATTCAGCCATTCAACTTGCGGGTGTATGACGAATGCGGTTGCCTGCGAGATGGGCAGCACTGGCGGCGGCGTCCGGGCTTGCCATTGAGCAAGACCGGTGCCTGTTGCGTGCAACACTTCCCATGCGCGCTGCACGCGTGCCGGGTTGGCGGCGTCGATCTGCGCGCGTGTTTGGGGGTCAAGCTCTGCCAGCAGCGCGCCCGCCCCCTCGGATGCAAGGCGCAAATCGGCCTGTTCGCGCAGCGCAGGCGGGGTCGGGGGGATTTCGACCAAGCCTTCGGTCAGCGCGCGAAAATACAGGCCAGTGCCCCCGACAATGATGGGGTTGGGGTGCGCGCCCAGCAAACGCGACACATCGCGCAGCCAATGCCCCACGGACCAATCCTGATCGCGGGCCACAGTTCCATACAGATAATGCGGCACCAGCGCGCAATCAGCCGCATCGGGGCGCGCGCTCAAGACCTGCCACATGTCATAGACCTGCAACGCATCGGCATTCACGATCACACGCCCTTGGCTTTGGGCCAAACGCAGCGCCAGCGCCGATTTTCCGCTGGCTGTGGGGCCGGCCAGCAGCACCGGGCGCGCCGGATCAGGCGGATTTTTGCGCAGCCTGTCCAGTGCCAGTGCCAGCGGATCGGGTATTTTGGCCATGCTGCCCTGCTTTCAGATTGAACCTGCCTGCGTTTTCCGACATTTTGCCAAAAGTTGAAAGCGGTGTGCCGCATCTTGTATGGCTGTCGCGCTTTGCGGAAAGGAAACTACAATGCCGGACACCCCTCAGACCACCTATAAACGCGTCATGCTGAAAATCTCGGGTGAGGCGCTGATGGGGGATCAGGGGTTCGGGCTGCATCCGCCCACTGTCCAGCGTATCGCCCGAGAGGTGAAATCGGTCCACGACATGGGCGTTGAAATCTGCATGGTCATTGGCGGCGGCAACATTTTCCGCGGGCTTCAAGGCTCTGCTCAGGGGATGGAGCGCACACAGGCCGATTATATGGGTATGCTGGCAACCGTGATGAACGCGCTGGCCATGCAAACCGCACTGGAAGAAGAGGGCGTCTTTACCCGTGTGGTCAGCGCCATTCCCATGGACCAGATCTGCGAGCCCTACATCCGCCGCCGCGCTGTGCGACATCTGGAGAAGAAGCGTGTCTGCATTTTCGCCGCCGGAACCGGAAACCCGTATTTCACCACCGATACTGCCGCCGCATTGCGCGCCTCCGAGATGGCGTGTGAGGCGATCTTTATGGGCAAGCAGGTTGACGGCATTTATGACAGCGACCCCAAAACCAACCCTGATGCAAAGCGCTATGGCGAGATCAGCTATGACGACGTGTTGCGCGCAAACCTCAAGGTGATGGACGCCTCTGCTATTGCGCTGTGTCGGGACAACAAGATGCCGCTGATCGTTTTTTCGCTGGATGAACCGGGTGGTTTCGGCGGGATCGTGCGCGGTGAGGGAACATATACCCGCGTACATGCGTAAACATGCCACGCAAGTGGCTTACAAAAACTGTGGCATCGCGCTAAAAGGCCGGATACGGCCAGCAAATACGCCGCACCAGACGAGGAAACTATCACATGTCAGATGAAATCGAGATTGATCTGGATGACCTCACACGCCGGATGGACGGGGCAATGAGCGCGCTCAAGACCGAATTCGGCTCGTTGCGCACAGGCCGCGCCTCGGCTTCGATGCTAGAGCCGATCATGGTCGAAGCTTACGGGCAGATGACGCATATCAATCAGGTTGGCACTGTGAACGTGCCAGAGCCGCGCATGGTCACGCTGAATGTCTGGGACAAGTCGCTGGTCGGCAAGGTCGAGAAAGCCATTCGCGAGTCGGGCCTTGGGATTAACCCGCAGTTGAACGGCACTATCATCATGTTGCCAATCCCCGAGTTGAACGAGGAGCGCCGCCGCGAGTTGACGAAGGTGGCCGCACAATATGCCGAGCATGCGCGTGTGGCCGTACGCAACCTGCGCCGCGACGGTATGGACCAGATCAAGAAAGCTAAGGCCGCTGGAATGAGCGAAGACGAGCAGAAACTGTGGTCTGAAGAGATACAGGAACTGACTGACAGCTATATCGGC comes from the Roseinatronobacter monicus genome and includes:
- the miaA gene encoding tRNA (adenosine(37)-N6)-dimethylallyltransferase MiaA translates to MAKIPDPLALALDRLRKNPPDPARPVLLAGPTASGKSALALRLAQSQGRVIVNADALQVYDMWQVLSARPDAADCALVPHYLYGTVARDQDWSVGHWLRDVSRLLGAHPNPIIVGGTGLYFRALTEGLVEIPPTPPALREQADLRLASEGAGALLAELDPQTRAQIDAANPARVQRAWEVLHATGTGLAQWQARTPPPVLPISQATAFVIHPQVEWLNARIDSRFAVMMAQGALEEARAALPHWNPAAPWAKAIGAPELIAHLKGHMSLPEAQQAATLATRQYAKRQRTWFRNRMRAWIPLV
- the frr gene encoding ribosome recycling factor, which codes for MSDEIEIDLDDLTRRMDGAMSALKTEFGSLRTGRASASMLEPIMVEAYGQMTHINQVGTVNVPEPRMVTLNVWDKSLVGKVEKAIRESGLGINPQLNGTIIMLPIPELNEERRRELTKVAAQYAEHARVAVRNLRRDGMDQIKKAKAAGMSEDEQKLWSEEIQELTDSYIGKIDKALEHKQEEIMQV
- the pyrH gene encoding UMP kinase; the protein is MPDTPQTTYKRVMLKISGEALMGDQGFGLHPPTVQRIAREVKSVHDMGVEICMVIGGGNIFRGLQGSAQGMERTQADYMGMLATVMNALAMQTALEEEGVFTRVVSAIPMDQICEPYIRRRAVRHLEKKRVCIFAAGTGNPYFTTDTAAALRASEMACEAIFMGKQVDGIYDSDPKTNPDAKRYGEISYDDVLRANLKVMDASAIALCRDNKMPLIVFSLDEPGGFGGIVRGEGTYTRVHA